The Serratia nevei genome includes a region encoding these proteins:
- a CDS encoding Tn3 family transposase, translated as MPADFLNAEQRASYGQFSGEPNDIQLARFFLLDEVDMDFINNRRGRANRLAVALLIGSVRFLGTWPYDLSAIPTNVRWFVARQLGISDTGVLSDYSRRETTLREHQALIRRQYGYRDFSWPWTFRLSRLLFTRSWLSNERPGLLFDLATSWLLQNKILLPGVTTLTRLISEIREKSADRLWSRLSGLASGEQCSLFEELLQVPDGVRTSRFDQLRKGPVAISGPAFNQAVARYLKLKAFGMQDLDFTGIPPVRFNALARYADMISVYKIARMPSERRTAMLVAFVRSCEISALDDALDVLDGIIADIGREAKKIGQKKRLRTLKDLDKSALELAHICSVLLDENVDGELIRSTIFGKFPPAKLADTIAFINTIARPSDTGFHDEMVEQYGRVRRFLPCLLENIEFSAAPAGEATLEAIRYLAAIRSTRRQHIDDAPMAIITGPWKRLCYGKDGHLSRQGYTLCVMNKLQDSLRRRDIYVARSERWGDPRAKLLQGQDWHTNRVQVYRSLGHPLNAGEAVNALTRQLDTVYRQVAKNFADNQAVSLDFTGKRTKLTIAHLNGLDEPQTLKLLSKRISSLLPVVDLTELLLEINAHTGFADEFTHASEAGARMDDLTVSICAVLLAEACNIGMEPFIRPNIPALTRYRLSWTKQNYLRAETLVKANARLVDYQSTLPLAQKWGGGEVASADGMRFIAPVRTVHAGPNRKYFGSSRGITWYNFISDQYSGFHGVVVPGTLRDSIFVLEGLLEQQTGLNPTEIMTDTAGSSDLIFGLFWLLGYQFSPRLADAGASVFWRVDKDADYGVLNDIARNAANARKIEQHWDDMMRMAGSLTLGTIRASVLIRSLLSSDRPSGLTQAIIEAGKINKTLYLLNYIDDEDYRRRILTQLNRGESRHAVARAICHGQKGEIRKRYQDGQEEQLGALGLVTNAVVLWNTIYMQAALTHLRDEGEVINEEDEVRLSPLRHAHINMLGHYTFTLAEQVTKGQLRPLKKAEESDEWPL; from the coding sequence TTGCCAGCAGATTTTTTAAACGCGGAACAACGTGCCAGTTATGGTCAGTTCTCTGGCGAGCCTAATGACATTCAGCTTGCTCGTTTCTTTCTGCTGGACGAAGTGGATATGGATTTCATTAACAACCGGCGCGGAAGGGCAAACCGTCTGGCAGTGGCATTGCTGATTGGCAGCGTTAGATTTCTTGGCACATGGCCTTATGACTTGTCAGCGATCCCGACCAATGTACGGTGGTTTGTTGCCCGACAGTTGGGAATATCCGATACGGGCGTTCTGTCCGACTACTCCAGAAGAGAAACCACGCTGCGTGAACATCAGGCACTGATCCGTCGCCAGTATGGCTATCGTGATTTTTCGTGGCCATGGACTTTCAGATTGAGCCGGTTACTGTTCACCCGCAGCTGGCTTAGCAACGAACGACCGGGTCTGCTTTTCGATCTGGCTACCAGCTGGCTTCTGCAAAATAAAATACTGTTGCCAGGCGTTACCACACTGACCCGCCTGATCTCCGAAATACGTGAAAAATCAGCAGACAGACTCTGGTCACGCCTGTCTGGGCTGGCATCAGGCGAACAGTGCTCATTATTTGAAGAACTGTTACAGGTGCCTGACGGAGTACGCACCTCGCGTTTTGATCAATTAAGAAAAGGTCCTGTAGCCATCAGTGGCCCGGCATTTAATCAGGCCGTTGCGCGCTACCTGAAACTGAAAGCATTTGGCATGCAGGATCTCGACTTCACCGGTATTCCTCCGGTGCGTTTCAATGCACTCGCCCGGTATGCTGATATGATTTCAGTGTACAAAATAGCCCGGATGCCGTCCGAAAGACGAACAGCGATGCTGGTTGCCTTTGTCCGTTCCTGCGAAATATCGGCACTGGATGACGCGCTGGACGTTCTGGATGGGATTATCGCTGATATCGGCCGGGAGGCGAAAAAAATTGGGCAGAAAAAGCGACTGCGGACACTGAAAGACCTTGATAAGTCAGCATTAGAATTGGCACATATCTGCTCGGTGCTCCTGGATGAAAATGTTGACGGTGAGTTGATCCGCTCGACGATATTCGGGAAATTTCCTCCGGCCAAGCTGGCCGATACCATCGCATTTATAAACACCATCGCCCGACCTTCTGACACCGGTTTTCACGATGAAATGGTGGAACAGTATGGAAGAGTCCGCCGCTTTCTTCCCTGTTTGCTGGAGAATATTGAATTCAGCGCCGCTCCGGCAGGTGAAGCAACGCTGGAGGCAATACGCTACCTTGCGGCGATCCGGTCAACCCGGAGACAGCATATTGATGATGCGCCAATGGCGATAATTACTGGCCCCTGGAAACGACTCTGCTATGGCAAAGACGGGCATTTATCCCGACAGGGCTATACCCTTTGTGTTATGAATAAGTTACAGGACAGTTTGCGACGTCGTGATATTTACGTCGCACGGAGCGAGCGCTGGGGAGATCCGCGGGCTAAACTTCTCCAGGGGCAGGACTGGCACACCAACAGAGTGCAGGTATATCGCTCCCTTGGGCATCCCCTCAACGCCGGAGAGGCCGTCAATGCACTGACCCGGCAGCTTGACACTGTGTATCGACAGGTCGCTAAAAATTTTGCCGATAATCAGGCTGTTTCACTGGATTTCACCGGTAAACGTACGAAGCTGACCATTGCTCATCTGAACGGACTGGATGAGCCGCAGACGCTGAAGTTACTCTCGAAACGTATATCTAGCCTGCTGCCAGTTGTCGATCTGACAGAACTCCTTCTTGAGATTAACGCGCATACAGGATTTGCAGATGAATTTACCCATGCAAGCGAGGCGGGCGCGCGTATGGATGACCTGACGGTCAGTATCTGCGCGGTATTGCTGGCTGAAGCCTGTAATATTGGCATGGAGCCCTTTATTCGACCCAATATTCCGGCACTGACCCGTTATCGTCTGAGCTGGACCAAACAAAATTATCTCAGGGCAGAAACGCTGGTAAAAGCAAACGCCAGACTGGTTGATTACCAGTCTACTCTGCCTCTGGCTCAGAAATGGGGCGGTGGTGAGGTTGCCTCAGCTGACGGCATGCGGTTTATTGCCCCGGTACGCACGGTACATGCAGGCCCCAACCGAAAATATTTTGGCTCCAGTCGCGGGATAACCTGGTACAACTTCATTTCAGATCAGTACTCCGGATTTCATGGCGTTGTCGTTCCAGGCACGCTAAGGGATTCCATTTTCGTGCTGGAAGGGCTACTGGAGCAGCAAACCGGGCTAAACCCGACTGAGATAATGACAGATACGGCCGGTTCCAGTGATCTGATCTTTGGTCTTTTCTGGCTGCTGGGCTATCAGTTTTCTCCCCGTCTGGCTGATGCAGGAGCCTCTGTATTCTGGCGTGTGGATAAAGATGCAGATTATGGCGTGCTGAATGATATCGCCCGCAATGCTGCTAATGCCCGGAAGATAGAGCAACACTGGGATGACATGATGCGCATGGCCGGTTCCCTGACGTTGGGGACTATTCGTGCATCAGTTTTGATTCGTTCGTTGCTGAGCAGCGATCGCCCTTCAGGATTAACACAGGCCATTATCGAAGCCGGGAAAATAAATAAGACACTGTACCTGCTGAATTATATTGATGATGAGGATTACCGACGTCGCATCCTGACCCAGCTTAACCGTGGAGAAAGCAGACATGCTGTCGCCAGAGCCATTTGTCACGGACAGAAAGGCGAGATCAGAAAGCGCTATCAGGATGGGCAGGAGGAGCAACTGGGTGCTCTGGGGCTGGTGACCAATGCCGTCGTGCTCTGGAATACCATTTATATGCAGGCCGCACTGACACATTTACGTGATGAGGGCGAAGTCATTAATGAAGAAGATGAAGTCCGGCTTTCACCACTGCGGCATGCGCATATCAATATGCTGGGGCACTATACATTTACGCTTGCGGAACAGGTAACAAAAGGACAGCTAAGGCCACTTAAGAA